The following proteins come from a genomic window of Vallitaleaceae bacterium 9-2:
- a CDS encoding S-layer homology domain-containing protein translates to MNNRVLSWVIVICMIMTLLQGEVLAGTVEAPQPPENLKVSIGEYYQTRPTLKWDEKDYDCKYGVHFSRINTVNIRSNNWMAIEEIDLEQIKSKSTEESWQYQLNGSNDVVELKTIVSTSAYDTESEYVRFPYTMNFMSTKKAAIDVTKFVKDSDENYTTVLYTIKGLPASSTANLVYTDNPSEGYRKKILEINAEGVLVFEDLIENTSTDPMEDDSFDRYLIVFTDPAVNETDKIYSVNQQIYPLNKAITPTYQHSQTLTFDQNQFDEYGGGNYELRIEQGKSKQILATNSAGTEGGSILYYSSFPDSESPKVLVHPTTGVVTATGEVGDIWWVHALAGSTQNPDGTGNYAPASNAYMVRIVADVGEGTYMPPSDMKFELDSQDRYATLPLISRKDLDAYYPDAYISYVAESEYMTDWSGLASSPLATVESSMFIDKKVNDEWVHSIKQYTLYNEFDVNGETMYSEEVPFDCDVTITNKYLDELTATYNTNIENIDGEDKTVYTYTVSDLPLERTTVFMCTSDIGMRTGIDFSHSEDGTLIFQDYVTQRYPSGRFGLATDTRDKDLAVYVTAFTNPTISGTKVSFTQETHKLNFIQDDGLVAQDIVWDTGDGGIATTYGTDITGKKATNLSTGGGGIIYSSSDTSVATVNSSTGELTIIGAGEAKITATASKVEGTYRESAITYPLTVHKKNITAKVDTKTKVFGEANPELTYTISNTDLVGDDVKQDLGINLSTAATVTSDVGEYTITGSTSSKNYFVKIEPAILTITKALAPNIKDTVRTLYYAMDYTNLDIAISTLPQDCGTISVVAGAVTGDKAMLDGDVQTTDMGLKLSTHAGSVGDSIAIPITVSMQNYEDVHTKVIITLMDKTLVTIAGVEVESKKYDANAIAAVGKPVGTYNDENTPIIYTGDDFHFIWRSGATTLSQAPKDTGEYSLTVKIPDTNAQYIGQLGPMNFTITPAALTIKPADLKIYNGADLPTPSDIDYIGLKGQDTKAVVKGYDSMPAIKIYQADGVSALTSSTVNGTYPIKFVRTPSSLSADNYTITVTSGALTITTKSSGGSGGGGGSVGGGSTPAIGDEKEVKTSVTSTVKNRRAQASVDSNMVTKALEKIAKGATIAFNVENTKNVDAVTVQMKNQSIKALADSKTGLVTIASEVGIMDIEDKTLESIAKQAGTSDISINLGKVDKDKELNARQKAAIGEAPVYDISIKAGDAYISDFDGGLLTLSIPYTLKEGEEPSGIVVWYVDDYGNIKKVTTMYDVKTKHVIFTTNHLSLYAIGYDQTKTWVNPFDDVYSTAWYFEAIRYVNANKLMAGVAKDTFDPEGDMTRAMIITILYRLEKEPAVDTNRQQFSDVDKDAWYSYAITWAFDNGIIKGYDNNKFGPMDCITREQMSVILMNYAKYKNINTTQSRDISSFTDSSQISDWALEAMQWAYQEGLISGKANNRLDARAKASRAEAAMVLKRFMEE, encoded by the coding sequence ATGAACAACAGAGTATTATCGTGGGTTATTGTTATATGTATGATAATGACCTTGTTGCAAGGGGAAGTCTTGGCGGGTACGGTTGAGGCACCACAACCGCCTGAAAATCTTAAGGTTTCAATAGGGGAGTATTATCAAACACGACCAACACTAAAATGGGATGAAAAGGATTATGACTGCAAATATGGGGTGCATTTTAGTCGAATCAACACAGTAAATATACGTTCAAATAATTGGATGGCGATAGAAGAAATCGATCTTGAACAGATCAAGAGTAAGAGCACGGAAGAATCCTGGCAATATCAGTTAAATGGCAGTAATGATGTGGTTGAACTAAAGACAATTGTATCAACAAGTGCCTATGACACAGAGTCTGAGTATGTGCGATTTCCCTATACGATGAACTTTATGTCGACAAAAAAAGCAGCTATAGATGTGACCAAATTTGTTAAAGATTCAGATGAAAATTATACGACGGTATTGTATACAATCAAAGGGTTGCCGGCAAGTAGTACAGCAAATTTGGTGTATACAGACAATCCTTCAGAAGGTTATAGAAAAAAGATACTTGAAATTAATGCAGAGGGGGTTTTAGTATTTGAAGATTTGATTGAAAATACTTCCACTGATCCGATGGAAGATGATAGCTTTGATCGCTATCTCATAGTATTTACAGATCCGGCAGTGAATGAAACCGATAAAATATATTCAGTAAATCAACAAATATATCCACTGAATAAGGCGATAACGCCTACATATCAACATTCGCAAACTTTAACATTTGATCAAAATCAATTTGATGAGTATGGTGGAGGAAATTATGAGCTTAGGATAGAACAAGGAAAATCCAAACAAATCCTTGCCACGAATTCGGCAGGAACAGAAGGGGGGTCCATACTATATTATTCTTCATTTCCAGACAGTGAGTCACCTAAAGTATTGGTACACCCAACGACCGGAGTTGTAACAGCGACGGGGGAGGTTGGAGATATATGGTGGGTACATGCGCTAGCAGGATCAACCCAAAACCCGGATGGAACAGGAAATTATGCACCGGCTTCCAATGCCTATATGGTTAGGATTGTAGCTGATGTAGGCGAGGGTACATACATGCCACCATCTGATATGAAGTTTGAATTGGATTCCCAAGACAGATATGCAACATTGCCGCTAATTTCAAGAAAAGATCTTGATGCATATTATCCGGATGCATATATTAGCTATGTTGCAGAATCAGAATATATGACGGATTGGAGTGGGTTAGCGTCTTCACCATTGGCAACGGTTGAATCGAGCATGTTTATCGATAAAAAGGTTAATGATGAATGGGTGCATTCGATCAAGCAATATACACTGTACAATGAGTTTGACGTTAATGGAGAAACAATGTATTCAGAGGAAGTTCCCTTTGACTGCGATGTGACTATAACGAACAAATATTTGGATGAATTAACAGCAACATATAATACAAATATAGAGAATATAGATGGTGAAGATAAGACAGTATATACATATACAGTTTCTGATTTGCCTTTGGAAAGAACAACAGTCTTTATGTGCACATCTGACATTGGGATGCGAACAGGGATAGATTTTTCTCATAGTGAAGACGGAACGCTTATTTTTCAAGACTATGTTACACAGCGATATCCTAGCGGACGCTTTGGATTAGCAACGGATACAAGAGATAAGGATTTGGCAGTATATGTAACGGCTTTTACAAATCCTACTATCTCAGGAACAAAGGTGAGTTTTACACAAGAAACCCATAAATTGAATTTTATACAAGATGATGGTTTGGTAGCGCAAGACATTGTATGGGATACTGGCGATGGGGGAATTGCAACAACCTATGGTACAGATATTACTGGAAAAAAAGCAACAAATTTAAGTACAGGCGGTGGAGGAATTATCTACTCAAGCAGTGATACTTCTGTAGCTACGGTTAACTCAAGTACAGGAGAACTAACCATCATTGGTGCCGGAGAGGCGAAGATTACAGCAACTGCATCAAAAGTAGAGGGAACATATAGAGAGAGCGCCATAACGTATCCATTGACGGTTCATAAGAAAAATATTACAGCAAAAGTGGATACTAAGACCAAAGTTTTTGGCGAGGCGAATCCTGAATTAACCTATACAATATCAAATACGGACTTAGTTGGTGATGATGTGAAGCAAGACTTGGGCATTAACTTATCAACAGCGGCTACAGTTACGTCTGATGTAGGAGAATATACAATTACAGGTTCGACTTCAAGCAAGAACTACTTCGTAAAAATAGAACCTGCAATCTTAACCATCACCAAGGCTTTGGCACCGAATATAAAAGATACAGTTCGAACCTTATACTATGCGATGGACTATACAAATCTTGATATCGCGATATCCACCTTGCCTCAAGATTGTGGAACAATAAGTGTTGTGGCAGGAGCTGTCACGGGGGATAAGGCGATGCTTGATGGTGATGTGCAGACGACGGACATGGGGCTAAAGCTTTCAACACATGCAGGAAGCGTTGGAGATTCTATAGCCATCCCTATTACCGTGTCAATGCAAAACTATGAAGATGTTCATACCAAAGTCATTATAACGCTGATGGATAAAACGCTTGTGACCATTGCAGGTGTTGAGGTGGAAAGTAAAAAATATGACGCCAATGCGATAGCGGCTGTGGGTAAGCCAGTGGGAACCTATAACGATGAGAATACACCTATCATCTATACAGGCGATGATTTTCATTTTATTTGGAGGTCAGGCGCAACGACGCTTTCGCAAGCACCCAAAGATACAGGAGAGTATTCGTTGACCGTTAAAATACCTGATACAAATGCTCAATATATCGGACAGCTGGGACCTATGAATTTTACAATAACACCTGCAGCATTAACCATTAAGCCAGCGGATCTAAAAATATATAATGGTGCAGACCTTCCGACGCCATCAGATATAGATTATATTGGACTTAAAGGTCAAGACACAAAAGCTGTAGTAAAGGGTTATGATTCTATGCCTGCGATAAAAATCTATCAAGCAGATGGGGTGAGTGCGTTGACCAGTAGTACAGTTAACGGAACATATCCTATTAAATTTGTGCGTACGCCATCTTCGCTTAGTGCAGATAACTACACCATAACAGTAACAAGTGGTGCCTTGACGATTACAACAAAATCTTCTGGCGGCTCAGGCGGTGGAGGCGGCAGCGTAGGAGGTGGTTCAACACCAGCTATTGGTGATGAGAAGGAAGTAAAAACAAGTGTGACCTCTACGGTGAAAAATCGACGTGCACAAGCATCGGTGGATAGCAACATGGTTACAAAAGCCTTGGAAAAGATAGCCAAGGGAGCAACAATTGCTTTTAATGTAGAGAATACAAAAAATGTAGATGCGGTGACGGTTCAGATGAAGAACCAATCAATAAAGGCGTTGGCAGATAGTAAAACAGGACTGGTAACGATTGCCTCAGAAGTGGGAATAATGGATATCGAGGATAAGACACTGGAATCGATTGCAAAGCAAGCAGGTACATCAGACATTAGCATTAATTTAGGAAAAGTAGATAAAGACAAAGAATTGAATGCAAGGCAAAAAGCGGCTATAGGTGAAGCGCCTGTATATGATATTTCGATTAAAGCGGGAGATGCATATATTTCTGATTTTGATGGAGGATTGCTCACCTTAAGTATTCCATATACATTAAAAGAAGGGGAGGAACCTTCAGGGATTGTGGTCTGGTATGTGGATGATTATGGCAATATCAAGAAGGTAACGACCATGTATGACGTAAAAACCAAGCATGTTATTTTTACAACCAATCATTTATCCCTTTATGCGATTGGCTATGACCAAACCAAAACATGGGTTAATCCATTTGATGACGTTTATAGCACCGCATGGTATTTTGAGGCGATTCGCTATGTAAATGCTAATAAGCTAATGGCTGGTGTAGCTAAGGATACATTTGACCCTGAAGGAGACATGACCCGAGCGATGATTATAACCATTCTCTATAGGTTAGAGAAAGAGCCGGCAGTTGATACAAACCGTCAGCAATTTTCTGATGTTGATAAGGATGCTTGGTATAGTTATGCGATAACCTGGGCATTTGATAATGGAATTATCAAAGGATACGATAACAATAAATTCGGACCGATGGATTGCATTACACGAGAACAGATGAGTGTGATATTAATGAATTATGCAAAATATAAAAATATAAATACTACACAATCAAGAGATATATCAAGTTTTACAGATAGTTCACAAATCAGTGATTGGGCACTTGAAGCCATGCAATGGGCTTATCAAGAGGGGCTTATTTCAGGTAAAGCCAATAATAGACTTGATGCTAGAGCAAAAGCCTCAAGGGCAGAAGCAGCCATGGTGCTTAAGCGATTTATGGAAGAATAA
- a CDS encoding histidine kinase, with amino-acid sequence MSKNDNVKKMLLSKEHIEFYQKAEAVNTDLNAMIKNSMFAEKVIIFSNDNRFYRFSGQLNNTSIKRLQGLIRNNKYEKHIQISLDGERYIGYTISIFDTGENPCGHIVMLISEKEIQQLFLRAEGDENITILLGAMDTIITSNQTALQGMRIGEFEKSQTHVIRRNIGFTPFELIISYTDTDKSLHLFFLLALVILILMLLVVFWTFISVWKKNFFIPIQKIITEVETYDSETHSCLKLTGYDYLDGLIHRINDMISRIEIKERELYKATLSLHEAEIVKQQSLIVSLKKQISAHFTINVLSIIKALSNQGENSKAGLLCDGLSSLYRYANEGDSYINGLEEFFILRKYIGIMEIRYPHRFCVEIDMEDYLEEIKLPRMLLQPIVENSIVHGFNSSKAMNNILGTIHIYSRLYRDKIDIIVEDNGCGMDKDALERLQVQINHISTEESMEVEGLSHVALINIQRRVISYFGDTYGLHIESKQQQGTKVILSLPII; translated from the coding sequence ATGTCAAAAAATGACAACGTTAAAAAAATGTTGTTATCCAAAGAACATATTGAATTTTATCAGAAGGCGGAAGCGGTCAATACAGACCTTAATGCAATGATAAAAAATTCAATGTTTGCTGAAAAAGTCATTATTTTTTCTAATGACAATCGCTTTTATCGTTTTTCTGGACAATTAAATAATACCAGCATCAAACGCTTACAAGGTTTAATCAGGAACAATAAATATGAAAAGCATATTCAAATCTCACTTGATGGTGAAAGATATATTGGATATACTATATCGATTTTTGATACGGGAGAAAACCCATGTGGACATATTGTTATGCTTATTAGTGAAAAAGAGATCCAGCAACTGTTTTTGAGAGCAGAAGGGGATGAAAATATAACGATACTCTTAGGGGCTATGGATACGATTATTACATCAAATCAAACCGCGCTTCAAGGGATGCGTATTGGCGAGTTTGAAAAAAGTCAGACACATGTTATACGTAGAAACATTGGATTTACACCATTTGAGCTGATTATTTCATATACAGATACAGATAAAAGTTTACATTTGTTTTTTTTATTGGCCCTTGTGATATTGATTTTAATGCTGCTCGTTGTTTTTTGGACTTTTATTAGTGTATGGAAAAAGAATTTTTTTATACCCATTCAAAAAATTATTACGGAGGTTGAGACGTATGATAGTGAGACGCACAGCTGTTTGAAACTTACAGGATATGATTATTTGGATGGATTAATACATCGGATTAATGATATGATTAGCCGCATTGAGATTAAAGAACGGGAGCTTTATAAAGCAACCTTATCATTACATGAGGCAGAAATTGTCAAACAGCAGTCTTTAATCGTTTCCCTTAAGAAGCAAATTAGTGCACATTTTACGATAAATGTTCTTAGTATTATCAAAGCGCTTTCTAATCAAGGGGAAAATAGTAAAGCAGGATTGCTGTGTGATGGGCTATCCTCACTCTATCGATATGCGAACGAAGGGGATTCTTATATTAATGGTTTAGAAGAATTTTTTATTCTAAGAAAATATATAGGTATTATGGAAATACGCTATCCACATCGTTTTTGTGTGGAGATTGATATGGAGGATTACTTAGAGGAAATCAAATTGCCAAGAATGCTTTTACAGCCGATTGTAGAAAATAGTATTGTTCATGGATTTAATAGTAGTAAGGCAATGAACAATATTTTGGGAACGATACATATATACAGCCGATTGTATCGTGATAAAATCGATATCATTGTTGAAGATAATGGGTGTGGAATGGACAAAGACGCTTTGGAACGGCTTCAAGTACAGATTAATCATATTTCTACAGAAGAAAGTATGGAAGTTGAAGGACTGTCCCATGTAGCGCTTATCAACATTCAAAGAAGAGTTATCTCCTATTTTGGAGATACCTATGGTCTTCATATCGAATCTAAGCAACAACAAGGGACAAAAGTCATACTATCCCTTCCGATAATTTAA